GATTCATGTCGTCGCGGAAAGCCAGACCCGCCACGAAACGCACCGAACCTATGATTCGCACACGATAGACCTGTCCGAGGCGGAGTACAGGGAAGAACCCAACCCCCAAAGCCCGTGGTCGAATGACGGCCGAACCTGAACCGCCGGCGTCCTTGTCAGCCATTCGAGGTCATGCTAGCGAGCCGCCAAGGTTTTCACCTATGCGCCGGGTCGCGCATGCAAATCCAAGGACGAGGCTTGACCGATGGCAAATGAAAGCAAGAACAATGGCGGCGCAAAGCCGGCAGAAGCAGGGCAGGACGCGGCGAAACCGCAGCTGTCCGTCCTGACCCAGTATGTGAAGGACCTCTCCTTCGAAAGCCCCGGCGCGCCGCTGTCCCTGCGCCCGCGCGATAAGGCCCCGGCAATCAACATCAACGTGAACGTGCAGGCCAATCCGCTTGCAGAATCCGATTACGACGTGACGCTGACAATGACCGCCAAGGCGGAGGACGGCGGCAATGTCCTGTTCAACGTGGAACTCGTTTATGGCGGCGTTTTCAGGGTGATGAATTTCCCTCAAGAACACATCCTTCCG
This portion of the Oricola thermophila genome encodes:
- the secB gene encoding protein-export chaperone SecB, translating into MANESKNNGGAKPAEAGQDAAKPQLSVLTQYVKDLSFESPGAPLSLRPRDKAPAININVNVQANPLAESDYDVTLTMTAKAEDGGNVLFNVELVYGGVFRVMNFPQEHILPVLFIECPRMLFPFARQIIADCTRNGGFPPLMIDPVDFAQMFQRRMAEEQAKGQVQA